In the Telopea speciosissima isolate NSW1024214 ecotype Mountain lineage chromosome 2, Tspe_v1, whole genome shotgun sequence genome, one interval contains:
- the LOC122652335 gene encoding aquaporin TIP1-1: MPISRISVGRPEEATHPDALKAALAEFICTLIFVFAGEGSGMAFNKLTDDGSSTPAGLVAAALAHAFGLFVAVSVGANISGGHVNPAVTFGAFVGGNITLLRGILYWIAQLLGSTVACLLLKFATGGMTTSAFSLSSGVGVWNAFVFEIVMTFGLVYTVYATAVDPKKGSLGTIAPLAIGFIVGANILAGGAFDGASMNPAVSFGPALVSWTWTNHWVYWAGPLIGGGLAGLVYEFFFISHSHEQLPSTEY; this comes from the exons ATGCCGATCTCTCGGATCTCAGTGGGTAGACCCGAGGAAGCGACTCACCCGGACGCTTTGAAGGCCGCGTTGGCCGAGTTCATATGCACACTCATTTTCGTATTCGCAGGCGAGGGTTCTGGCATGGCCTTCAACAAGCTCACTGACGATGGTTCATCCACCCCTGCCGGTCTCGTGGCCGCTGCTTTGGCTCATGCTTTCGGTCTTTTCGTTGCTGTCTCCGTCGGAGCTAACATCTCTGGTGGCCACGTTAACCCTGCTGTCACATTTGGAGCTTTCGTCGGTGGTAACATCACTCTCCTCCGTGGTATTCTCTACTGGATCGCTCAGCTTCTAGGCTCCACCGTCGCCTGCTTGCTTCTCAAGTTCGCCACCGGCGGCATG ACGACATCGGCGTTTTCATTGTCGTCAGGGGTTGGGGTGTGGAACGCGTTCGTGTTCGAGATAGTGATGACCTTTGGGCTGGTGTACACAGTGTATGCGACGGCGGTGGACCCAAAGAAGGGAAGCTTAGGGACCATAGCACCCTTAGCGATTGGTTTCATTGTGGGAGCCAACATTTTGGCCGGTGGAGCTTTCGATGGGGCGTCGATGAACCCGGCTGTCTCTTTCGGACCGGCGTTGGTGAGCTGGACATGGACAAACCATTGGGTGTACTGGGCTGGTCCACTGATCGGAGGAGGCCTTGCTGGGCTTGTGTACGAGTTTTTCTTCATCAGCCACTCTCACGAGCAGTTGCCCAGTACAGAGTACTAA